TTTGACCGAAGCTGAGGTAACACAAATGATTGTTATAGACATCTGCTCATACAGAATGAGAGCATCGTCTTTGAAATCAAAAAGCTCTGCTAACCATAATTGGTCGGCAGGGCTTTTAGACTTACATAATTCTGTACTTCATGATTTATGATCGGCTATGATTTTATGCCTTATGATAAGCCGCCTTATTCGAATATTAAGTATATATTTTTTGTAACATTTTTATGGTCAGTGTCACCAATAAGCAATTCTTTAATGTTGGGACAGCTCGTCTGCCACTTGTTTATTTATCTGAAGTTTTATGGTCTAAGTCATGATGTAACTCGGTTGCTGGTATTTTGGCATTATAGATTTGTCCTTTGGCAACTGGTTTTGAGATGTATACATAGCTCCCGGTTCCATCCGGCGCACTCCCTGTTGCCCACAAACCTTCACTAGATTCTTCGCCCTCAGACAAATTCCAAAACTCATAAGCTTCAGGCTGAGACTCTTGTTCTGCCTCAGGGGGAAAAGAAGCCGGAACCACAACACCGTTTTTCTCTTCTAATTCTTGGATTGCCGCCATCCACTGATACTGGTGATAGCGGTCACGCGCTAGCATTTTCCGTAGTGTAGCTCTGACGCTTTCATCTTGTGTCATATGATATAGCCTTGCTACCTGCAATCGACCCTGACTCTCTGCGTGCAAATTGGATCGCATATCTGCCAAAAGGTTGCCACTTGCGACGATATAAGAGCCGTTCCATGGAACTCCATTTGAATTAGTAGGCAATCCGCCTAGACCGCTGACCAGCAAGTGCTGTGGGTTAATTCCCCCCATTATGGCAGCTGTAACAGGGTCTTTTGCAGCTTGTTCTTGATCTTCTGGTTTAGCTCCATCAAGTAGTTGACTAATTAAAGCACACAGCATCTCCACATGCCCTACTTCTTCAGTTCCAATATCCATCAGCATATCTTTATATTTTTCATCACCGCGACAGTTAAACCCTTGAAATAAATATTGCATCATCACGGTCATTTCTCCAAATTGCCCTCCC
The Paenibacillus peoriae DNA segment above includes these coding regions:
- a CDS encoding manganese catalase family protein, with protein sequence MFRHQKELQFEVKVERPDPLFARQVQEVLGGQFGEMTVMMQYLFQGFNCRGDEKYKDMLMDIGTEEVGHVEMLCALISQLLDGAKPEDQEQAAKDPVTAAIMGGINPQHLLVSGLGGLPTNSNGVPWNGSYIVASGNLLADMRSNLHAESQGRLQVARLYHMTQDESVRATLRKMLARDRYHQYQWMAAIQELEEKNGVVVPASFPPEAEQESQPEAYEFWNLSEGEESSEGLWATGSAPDGTGSYVYISKPVAKGQIYNAKIPATELHHDLDHKTSDK